The window GATCTTCAGATGCATCGCCATGGCGTAGCCGCCGAGCCCGAAGAACACGCCCTGCCCGAGTGTGAGCAGTCCGCCGCGGCCCCAGGCCAGGCAGATGCCGACGGCGACCATCGCGGTGCACAGGTACTTGGCGAGCAGCCCGAGCCGGAAGTCCGACAGGGCCAGCGGGGCCACGGCGAACAGGGCGAGCGCGGCAGCGGCGAATCCGGCCCAGGCGCGCGCCGACCGGCCTTTGAGCAGGGGCAGCAGGGTCATACGAGACTCCTCGTACGCAGCGTGTACAGCCCCTGGGGCCGCCACTGGAGGAACGCGACGATGGCCACGAGGACGAGTACCTTCGCGACGCTGACGGTGGTGGAGTACTCGAGAACGGACTGCAGGACGCCTAGGACGAAGGCGACGATGACCGTCCCCTTGAGCTGTCCGATGCCGCCGACCACGATCACCAGGAACGCGTCGATGATGATGTTGGTGCCCATGGTCGGACCGATCGGACCGACCAGCGTGAGTGCGACGCCCGCGACACCCGCGAGCCCGGACCCGAGGAAGAAAGCGGTCCGGTCCACCCGCGAGGTGGAGATGCCGGACACCTCGGCGAGATCGCGGATCTGCACGACCCCGCGGATCCGGCGGCCGAGCGGAGTCAGCCGCAGCGTCAGCGACAGCGCGACCACGGCTGTGATCGCCAACCCCAGAATGAACAGGCGGCTGTTGGCGAAGGTCAGCGGATCGTCGCCGCCGATGACGGTGATGTTCCCGGTGAGCAGGTCGGGCGCGCGGGTCTGCACGTTCGGCGCGCCGAAGATGTCCCGGGCCGCCTGCTGGAGCATCAGCGAGACACCCCAGGTGACGAGCAGCGTGTCGAGCGGCCGCAGATACAGACGGCGGATGAGCACCCATTCGAGGAGCGCACCGAGTGCTCCGGCGACCAGGAAGGCGACCGGCAGCGCGACGAGCAGCGAGAGCCCCGCGCTGGAGATGGACTTCTGGAGGACGTACGTGGTGTAGGCGCCGGCCATGATGAACTCGCCGTGGGCCATGTTGATGACGTTCATCTGGCCGAAGGTGAGCGAGAGACCGAGCGCGATGAGCAGCAGGACGGCACCGATGCTGATGCCGGTGAAGGTCTGACCGAGGATCACGGTCATACGGCGGCTCCGGGGAGGCGGGACGCGGGGCCGGCCCTCGTCGCCGAAGGCCGGCCCGCACGTGACGGTCGGTCAGGAGAGGCCGGAGGCCCAGGAGTAGCCCTTCAGA is drawn from Streptomyces liliifuscus and contains these coding sequences:
- the urtB gene encoding urea ABC transporter permease subunit UrtB → MTVILGQTFTGISIGAVLLLIALGLSLTFGQMNVINMAHGEFIMAGAYTTYVLQKSISSAGLSLLVALPVAFLVAGALGALLEWVLIRRLYLRPLDTLLVTWGVSLMLQQAARDIFGAPNVQTRAPDLLTGNITVIGGDDPLTFANSRLFILGLAITAVVALSLTLRLTPLGRRIRGVVQIRDLAEVSGISTSRVDRTAFFLGSGLAGVAGVALTLVGPIGPTMGTNIIIDAFLVIVVGGIGQLKGTVIVAFVLGVLQSVLEYSTTVSVAKVLVLVAIVAFLQWRPQGLYTLRTRSLV